A genomic stretch from Hydrogenimonas urashimensis includes:
- a CDS encoding acyl carrier protein produces MTKEEIKKTIVEAIYEIAPEHEGEEIPEKENLQESLEIDSYDFLNLLTALAEKPGVEVPEEDYGKVDTLEHMVDYFAERIK; encoded by the coding sequence ATGACCAAAGAGGAGATAAAAAAGACGATCGTCGAAGCGATCTACGAGATCGCACCCGAACACGAAGGTGAGGAGATTCCCGAAAAGGAGAATCTGCAGGAGTCGCTGGAGATCGATTCGTACGATTTTCTCAACCTTCTGACGGCACTGGCCGAGAAACCGGGTGTCGAAGTGCCCGAAGAGGACTACGGAAAAGTCGATACACTCGAACACATGGTCGACTATTTCGCGGAACGGATAAAATAA
- a CDS encoding MBL fold metallo-hydrolase RNA specificity domain-containing protein: MAVIQSFGAAEVVTGSCHLLRIEKGPTILVDCGMFQGTVEDRNDEPFGFNPRDVDILLVTHAHLDHVGRIPKLVKEGFVGRIVTLKSTMDLAEVVLLDSAHLMLEEYQTRFRKAQRRGAEKSVKEPLYTPDDVEAVYDLPMIFVKYDEPIEIAKDVTATFRNAGHILDSATIELDIVEGGEAKTLVFSGDLGNHNDMVMPDPVYVKGADALYIESTYGDRNHKGIQESVAEFKEVVVNTLLNQGNVLIPSFAIERTQEILCILKQMYDSRELPTCQVFLDSPMAIRATRLYDTYHKELSRQCNNYLKRDGTIFEFPYVKYTLKPEDSKKINDIESGCIIIAGSGMCTGGRILHHFKHRLWNEKNALLFVGYQAEGTLGRRIINGERHIRIYHEEVVVRASIHTINGFSAHADQSELIDWMNHFDNLGKIFLIHGEYDKQRIFRKVIEERMGKKAHIVAPEENIYL; the protein is encoded by the coding sequence ATGGCTGTCATTCAATCGTTCGGTGCGGCTGAGGTTGTCACAGGTTCGTGCCATCTTCTGCGCATCGAAAAAGGGCCGACAATCCTCGTAGACTGCGGAATGTTCCAGGGAACCGTCGAGGATCGCAATGACGAGCCTTTCGGTTTCAATCCCCGGGATGTGGATATTCTGCTTGTCACCCATGCCCATCTCGACCATGTGGGGCGCATTCCCAAACTCGTAAAAGAGGGTTTTGTCGGGCGCATCGTCACGCTCAAGTCGACGATGGACCTGGCGGAGGTGGTATTGCTCGACAGTGCCCATCTGATGCTGGAAGAGTATCAGACGCGTTTTAGAAAAGCACAGCGCCGAGGGGCGGAAAAGAGTGTCAAAGAACCGCTCTATACCCCTGACGACGTGGAAGCGGTCTACGATTTGCCGATGATATTCGTCAAGTATGACGAACCCATCGAAATCGCCAAAGATGTGACAGCGACATTCCGCAATGCGGGGCATATTCTCGACTCGGCGACGATCGAACTCGATATCGTCGAGGGTGGTGAAGCCAAAACGCTCGTTTTCAGCGGTGACCTTGGCAATCACAACGATATGGTGATGCCCGATCCTGTTTATGTGAAAGGGGCGGATGCCCTCTACATCGAGTCGACCTACGGCGATCGGAACCACAAAGGCATACAGGAGAGTGTGGCGGAATTCAAAGAAGTTGTCGTCAATACGCTGCTCAACCAGGGCAACGTGCTCATTCCCTCCTTCGCCATCGAGCGGACCCAGGAGATACTCTGTATCCTCAAACAGATGTACGACAGCAGGGAGCTTCCGACGTGTCAGGTATTTCTCGACTCACCCATGGCTATCCGTGCCACTCGGCTTTACGACACCTATCACAAAGAGCTGAGCCGGCAGTGCAACAACTATCTCAAACGTGACGGTACCATTTTCGAGTTTCCCTATGTCAAATATACCCTCAAACCCGAAGATTCGAAAAAGATCAATGACATTGAGAGCGGCTGCATCATCATCGCCGGCAGCGGCATGTGTACCGGCGGACGCATCCTTCACCATTTCAAACACCGTCTCTGGAACGAAAAAAACGCACTGCTTTTTGTCGGTTATCAGGCCGAAGGGACATTGGGACGGCGCATCATCAACGGTGAACGGCATATACGCATTTACCACGAAGAGGTGGTGGTGCGCGCTTCAATCCATACGATCAACGGTTTTTCCGCCCATGCGGACCAGAGTGAATTGATCGACTGGATGAACCATTTCGACAATCTGGGCAAAATTTTTCTGATTCACGGCGAATACGACAAACAGAGGATTTTCAGAAAAGTCATAGAAGAACGTATGGGGAAAAAAGCCCATATCGTGGCACCGGAAGAAAACATCTATCTGTAA
- a CDS encoding 2-oxo acid dehydrogenase subunit E2: MNHNIYTENEKFSPQAWKLLMQYRLSPELFVSKERVSEEDIEAYIQAHEVPLPQPLSPIQQVIIKNVSEAAKKPVYRIYDGIDATLLRAHETKKLTLTVWILKLIAEAMMQNPSTRMTLDTHTYQLWPNASISLAMAHGEALYMPVFKDVNKKSAPQIAEELKAYKERVRSGRVLAANLIGSTFGISNLGMTGIERFDALVNRNDTGIAAIGSEKQGQISVTLTIDHRFINGWQAAEFMQTIKRLAEDPEFYKGAIQ, encoded by the coding sequence ATGAACCACAACATCTATACGGAAAACGAAAAGTTTTCGCCGCAGGCATGGAAGCTACTGATGCAGTACCGGCTCTCGCCCGAGCTTTTTGTCTCGAAAGAGAGGGTGAGCGAAGAGGATATTGAGGCCTATATCCAGGCGCATGAAGTCCCGCTTCCGCAGCCGTTGAGCCCGATTCAGCAGGTCATCATCAAAAATGTCAGCGAAGCGGCGAAAAAGCCGGTCTATCGCATCTATGACGGCATCGACGCGACACTTCTTCGTGCGCACGAAACCAAAAAGCTGACGCTGACGGTCTGGATCCTCAAACTGATCGCGGAGGCGATGATGCAAAACCCCTCGACCCGTATGACGCTCGATACCCATACTTACCAGCTCTGGCCCAACGCGTCGATCTCGCTGGCGATGGCGCACGGCGAAGCCCTTTACATGCCCGTTTTCAAAGATGTCAACAAAAAGAGTGCCCCTCAGATCGCCGAAGAGTTGAAAGCCTACAAAGAGAGGGTCAGAAGCGGAAGGGTACTCGCCGCGAATCTGATCGGCTCGACCTTCGGGATCTCCAATCTCGGTATGACGGGCATCGAACGGTTCGATGCGCTCGTCAACCGGAACGATACGGGCATCGCGGCGATCGGCAGCGAAAAACAGGGGCAGATAAGTGTGACACTGACGATCGACCACCGCTTCATCAACGGGTGGCAGGCCGCGGAGTTCATGCAGACGATCAAACGACTGGCGGAAGATCCGGAATTTTACAAAGGTGCGATTCAATGA
- a CDS encoding dihydrolipoamide acetyltransferase family protein produces MIYKMPSLGADMESGILAEWKAKEGDTLKKGDVIADIETSKGVIEGEVYEDGKVEKIVAKEGVEYPVGTPLAVIRTEKDDDATIKKEIEETIAALSAPSGKEAQPQQEEEAMKTETAAESSASASEVPKSAAEEIFGTPAKAESRAEGERKPEVPVRVRATPLAKKRARELGVDLEELARKVHGKISAKDVEEAAKRMQQKGAVPSASKPDPMRMAIAAAMSRSNAEIPHYYLSTPINMTRALEWLRELNAKRSIKERILPAALMIRAVVKALQAVPELNGFWKEGPIVSPEIHPGIAIARRQGGLITPALIDAHEKNLDETMKALTDLIERTRGGKLTSSQMTRQTITITNLGDLGVEKVYGVIYPPQVALVGFGRIMERPWAEGDAIAVRKVVEASIAGDHRATDGRTGALFLAKLEKLLQKPEDLQ; encoded by the coding sequence ATGATCTACAAGATGCCGAGCCTGGGTGCGGATATGGAATCGGGCATCCTTGCCGAATGGAAAGCGAAAGAGGGCGATACACTCAAAAAAGGGGATGTCATCGCCGACATCGAAACGAGCAAAGGGGTCATCGAAGGAGAGGTCTACGAAGACGGAAAGGTCGAAAAGATCGTCGCGAAAGAGGGTGTGGAGTATCCGGTGGGAACCCCCCTGGCGGTGATTCGCACCGAAAAGGACGACGATGCGACGATAAAAAAAGAGATCGAAGAGACGATCGCGGCACTTTCCGCCCCGTCCGGAAAGGAGGCGCAACCCCAACAAGAAGAAGAGGCGATGAAAACCGAAACCGCGGCCGAATCGTCCGCTTCGGCTTCGGAAGTACCGAAAAGTGCGGCCGAAGAGATATTCGGAACACCGGCCAAAGCCGAAAGCCGGGCGGAGGGGGAGAGAAAACCTGAAGTTCCCGTTCGTGTGCGGGCCACCCCTTTGGCGAAAAAGCGGGCCAGGGAGCTCGGAGTCGATCTCGAAGAGCTAGCACGGAAAGTGCATGGAAAGATCAGTGCGAAAGATGTGGAAGAGGCCGCAAAGCGGATGCAGCAAAAAGGTGCCGTACCCTCGGCTTCGAAACCCGATCCGATGCGCATGGCGATCGCCGCGGCGATGAGCCGCTCCAACGCCGAAATTCCCCACTACTATCTCTCTACCCCCATCAATATGACCAGAGCCCTCGAGTGGCTGAGAGAACTCAACGCCAAGCGTTCGATAAAAGAGCGCATCCTTCCGGCTGCGCTTATGATCCGCGCCGTCGTCAAGGCGCTCCAGGCGGTCCCCGAGCTCAACGGTTTCTGGAAAGAGGGGCCGATCGTCAGCCCTGAAATCCATCCGGGCATCGCGATCGCGCGGCGGCAGGGAGGTCTGATCACACCTGCCCTGATCGATGCACATGAAAAAAACCTCGACGAGACGATGAAAGCGCTCACCGATCTCATCGAGCGGACACGCGGCGGCAAACTGACCAGTTCGCAAATGACCAGACAGACCATCACGATCACCAATCTGGGCGATCTGGGAGTCGAAAAGGTCTATGGGGTGATCTATCCGCCGCAGGTGGCGCTGGTGGGATTCGGGCGCATCATGGAGAGGCCGTGGGCCGAAGGTGACGCCATCGCCGTCAGAAAGGTCGTCGAAGCGTCGATCGCAGGAGACCATCGGGCTACCGACGGACGCACGGGCGCGCTTTTTTTGGCCAAACTCGAGAAGCTATTACAAAAACCGGAGGATTTGCAATGA
- the pdhA gene encoding pyruvate dehydrogenase (acetyl-transferring) E1 component subunit alpha, with protein sequence MSLSLEKAKQFYRQMLLCRRFEEKSAELYTEQKIRGFLHLYIGEEAVATGIIDAIEPDDGVVATYREHCHAILKGIPPEKVMAELYGKMEGCSRGRGGSMHLFDKEKNFYGGYAIVGGGLPLAVGIALADKRMGRKRVTVCFFGDGAVAEGEFHESMNLAQLWELPVLFVCENNLYGMGTYIERAESEPDLVKKAKSYRMEAHRVDGMDVVKVNDAAKKAVAHIRSGKGPVFLECQTYRFRAHSMFDPDRYRTKKEIEAWKEKGPIVTFRKYLQKKEMWEKIDAAAIEKAIEEEVEKAVDFAEKGTWEPVSDLTKFVYSEEVTS encoded by the coding sequence ATGAGCCTGAGTCTGGAAAAAGCGAAACAGTTCTACCGTCAGATGCTGCTGTGCCGGCGTTTTGAAGAAAAGAGCGCCGAGCTCTATACCGAGCAGAAGATCCGCGGGTTTTTGCATCTGTATATCGGTGAAGAGGCGGTGGCGACGGGCATCATCGATGCCATCGAACCCGACGACGGGGTGGTGGCGACCTACCGGGAACATTGCCATGCGATATTGAAAGGCATCCCGCCCGAAAAGGTGATGGCCGAACTCTACGGAAAGATGGAGGGGTGCTCGCGCGGACGCGGCGGGTCGATGCACCTTTTCGACAAAGAGAAGAACTTCTACGGCGGCTATGCGATCGTCGGTGGGGGCCTGCCGCTGGCGGTGGGCATCGCGCTGGCGGACAAGCGGATGGGACGCAAACGTGTCACGGTCTGTTTCTTCGGTGACGGCGCCGTCGCGGAAGGGGAGTTTCACGAATCGATGAACCTGGCGCAGCTGTGGGAGCTTCCGGTGCTGTTTGTCTGTGAAAACAATCTCTACGGCATGGGCACGTATATCGAAAGGGCCGAGTCCGAGCCCGACCTTGTCAAAAAGGCCAAAAGCTACCGGATGGAGGCGCACCGTGTCGATGGCATGGACGTGGTCAAAGTCAACGATGCGGCCAAAAAGGCGGTGGCGCATATCCGTTCGGGCAAGGGTCCCGTCTTTCTCGAGTGCCAGACCTACCGCTTCCGTGCCCACTCGATGTTCGACCCCGACCGCTACCGGACGAAGAAGGAGATAGAGGCATGGAAGGAGAAGGGGCCGATCGTCACTTTCCGAAAATACCTCCAAAAGAAGGAAATGTGGGAGAAAATCGACGCCGCCGCCATCGAAAAGGCGATTGAAGAAGAGGTCGAAAAAGCGGTCGATTTTGCAGAAAAAGGAACATGGGAGCCTGTTTCCGATCTGACGAAGTTCGTCTATTCCGAGGAGGTGACATCGTGA
- a CDS encoding dihydrolipoyl dehydrogenase family protein, with protein MTYDYDILFLGGGLNYAGAVVASKRGLKTALVEKNPSHLGGTCLHNGCIPSKMYLGAAETVRASKNPHFEGSISLKMERLDDEKEKLLLSATQAIMRQCEKVDIMEGEGFLTAPHTVRVKERKITARHVVIGTGSSPFIPDGIEYDGKGVVTSDEILNIRTLPEKIAIYGDGAIGLETASFFASSGVPTELIWRHDTLLRKAHPAISKNLFRQMQELGVTLLRNRSIKSAKTTGRGVHILYEDGSDHYVPMLLVATGRRANVSAVECDEIQTDSRGIVTDDHFETTLPNHYAIGDCNGKLQLAHAARAEVLYVVAKIVGDEPETLNLENVVKFIHTLPCGYASVGKSKSDLEKSGVCYKESTVFLRGLPFPHTHDGDLGVMALYADDEGFILGGEIFSPDAEELIAVVSMALAGEMDARLARRTVLAHPTFSESLERAFRRL; from the coding sequence ATGACCTACGATTACGACATTCTTTTTCTTGGCGGCGGCCTCAACTATGCCGGAGCCGTTGTCGCATCCAAAAGGGGATTGAAGACGGCGCTGGTCGAAAAAAATCCGTCGCATCTTGGAGGGACCTGCCTTCACAACGGCTGCATACCTTCGAAAATGTATCTGGGCGCTGCGGAGACGGTGCGGGCTTCCAAAAATCCCCATTTCGAGGGATCGATTTCGTTGAAGATGGAGAGGCTCGACGACGAGAAGGAGAAGCTTCTTCTATCGGCCACACAGGCGATCATGAGACAGTGCGAGAAGGTCGATATCATGGAGGGTGAAGGATTTCTCACGGCTCCGCATACCGTCAGAGTCAAAGAGAGAAAAATCACGGCGCGCCATGTCGTGATCGGCACGGGATCGTCGCCTTTTATTCCCGATGGCATCGAATACGACGGTAAAGGGGTCGTAACGAGCGACGAGATTTTGAATATACGCACGCTGCCGGAGAAAATTGCGATCTATGGCGACGGAGCCATCGGATTGGAGACAGCCAGTTTCTTCGCTTCATCGGGGGTGCCGACAGAGTTGATATGGCGGCACGATACGCTGCTGAGAAAAGCGCATCCGGCCATCTCGAAAAATCTCTTCCGCCAGATGCAGGAACTCGGGGTGACGCTTCTGCGCAACCGTTCGATCAAAAGCGCCAAAACCACCGGACGAGGCGTGCATATTCTCTATGAAGACGGCAGCGACCATTACGTACCGATGCTGCTCGTGGCCACGGGCCGCAGGGCGAACGTCTCGGCCGTGGAGTGTGACGAGATCCAAACGGACAGCAGAGGCATCGTCACCGATGACCATTTCGAAACGACCCTGCCGAACCACTACGCCATCGGCGACTGCAACGGCAAGCTCCAACTCGCCCATGCGGCACGTGCCGAGGTACTCTATGTGGTGGCGAAAATAGTGGGGGATGAACCGGAGACGCTCAATCTGGAGAATGTGGTCAAATTCATCCATACCTTGCCATGCGGTTACGCATCGGTCGGGAAATCGAAATCGGACCTCGAAAAGAGCGGTGTCTGCTACAAAGAGAGTACCGTTTTTTTGCGGGGTCTTCCTTTTCCCCATACCCACGACGGGGATCTGGGTGTAATGGCCCTTTATGCGGACGATGAGGGTTTCATTCTCGGGGGCGAGATATTCTCCCCCGACGCGGAAGAGCTGATCGCCGTCGTTTCGATGGCTCTGGCAGGAGAGATGGACGCCAGACTGGCCCGCCGGACGGTTCTGGCCCATCCGACATTCAGTGAGTCGCTTGAGAGAGCGTTTCGCAGACTGTAG
- a CDS encoding plasma-membrane proton-efflux P-type ATPase translates to MSPEEAAAVASGEWKGLNEKEAAERLKKYGYNEIEEREEGWFRRLLKRFWGPIPWMIEAAGLMALAVHHTEEFVIILIMLLVNAIVDFYQETKALNAIAVLKKKLARSALVLREGVWKQVPAREVVPGDIIKVKIGDIVPADAKLLGGGDFLLVDQSALTGESLPVTRKAGDTLYANAVIKQGEMVAQVTATGLNTYFGKTVGLVAKAEREQQSHFQKMVIRVGDFLIAVTVVMILIIIFVGLHRHENALELLAFSLVLTVSAIPVALPAVLTVTMAVGAMSLAKKQAIVSRLAAIEEMAGMDILCSDKTGTLTQNRMSLADPFVADGHTAEELMLYAALASKEENRDPIEKPIFEYIDAHNMRDALKRYELTKFLPFDPVHKRTEGLYNGKKCLVVTKGAPQVIIEQCHENEFDKKKAYDAVENFAEKGFRTLGVAYRLCEEDYYHFVGLIPLFDPPREDSKEAIEEALSKGVEVKMVTGDNIAVAKYIAKILGIGERIEDVRELKGETIVEYIYLSEVLSRAIAEKFHPDASKDEIDRIVRDIMKKVKRELYNMPIPKGTVKRHESEIIAAIEEANGFAQVFPEDKYFIVDELQKADHIVGMTGDGVNDAPALKKADCGIAVSGATDAARAAADIVLMAPGLRVIVDAIEQARVTFERMKSYTIFRIAETIRIVIFMTLAIVVFQFYPLTTVMIIVLALLNDIPILTIAYDNTKIRKKPVRWDMREMLILSSWLGVAGVLSSFLIFYIVMVYLKAHPESADFLPHVPLWVDMGDIKSYEAFVQSIFFAKMVIAGHGTIYNTRIDDWFWKRPWPSLILFGATFSTRIIGTIIAVYGFGLMTPIGWEWAIFMWAYALTWFVFNDVVKVAVLRYYRRKLGIEVI, encoded by the coding sequence ATGAGCCCCGAAGAAGCTGCTGCCGTCGCTTCCGGAGAGTGGAAAGGACTGAATGAAAAGGAGGCAGCCGAAAGACTCAAAAAGTACGGATACAACGAAATCGAAGAGAGGGAAGAAGGATGGTTCCGCCGGCTTCTGAAACGATTCTGGGGACCGATCCCGTGGATGATCGAAGCGGCCGGTCTCATGGCTCTGGCGGTTCATCATACCGAAGAGTTCGTCATCATCCTCATCATGCTCCTGGTCAATGCCATCGTCGATTTCTATCAGGAAACAAAAGCCCTCAACGCCATCGCTGTGCTGAAGAAGAAACTGGCGCGCAGTGCGCTTGTGCTCAGAGAAGGCGTCTGGAAACAGGTTCCGGCCCGTGAAGTGGTACCTGGCGACATCATCAAGGTGAAAATCGGCGATATCGTGCCTGCCGATGCCAAACTGCTCGGCGGGGGCGATTTTCTGCTGGTTGATCAATCCGCACTTACCGGCGAATCGCTTCCTGTGACCCGCAAAGCCGGAGATACTCTTTATGCCAATGCCGTCATCAAACAGGGAGAGATGGTGGCGCAGGTCACCGCGACAGGCTTGAATACCTATTTCGGCAAGACAGTGGGTCTTGTTGCGAAAGCGGAGCGGGAGCAGCAGAGCCATTTCCAGAAAATGGTGATACGTGTAGGGGATTTTCTGATTGCAGTGACTGTCGTGATGATTCTCATCATCATTTTTGTGGGACTTCATCGACATGAAAATGCGTTGGAACTTCTCGCTTTTTCGTTGGTTTTGACCGTTTCGGCGATACCGGTGGCACTGCCTGCGGTTTTGACCGTCACCATGGCGGTAGGAGCCATGAGTCTGGCGAAAAAGCAGGCGATTGTCAGCCGTCTGGCAGCCATCGAGGAGATGGCGGGCATGGATATTCTCTGTTCTGACAAAACCGGTACGCTGACCCAAAACCGCATGAGCCTGGCCGATCCTTTCGTCGCCGACGGCCATACGGCCGAAGAGCTGATGCTCTATGCGGCGCTGGCCAGCAAAGAGGAAAACCGCGATCCGATTGAAAAACCGATTTTCGAATACATCGACGCACACAATATGCGTGATGCGCTCAAGCGTTACGAACTCACCAAATTTCTGCCTTTCGATCCGGTTCACAAGCGGACCGAGGGACTTTATAACGGCAAAAAATGCCTGGTTGTCACCAAAGGCGCACCGCAGGTAATCATTGAGCAGTGTCACGAAAACGAATTCGACAAGAAAAAGGCCTACGACGCAGTGGAAAACTTTGCCGAGAAAGGATTCAGGACTCTCGGGGTGGCCTATCGGCTGTGCGAAGAGGACTATTACCATTTCGTGGGGTTGATTCCTCTCTTCGATCCACCGAGGGAAGACAGCAAAGAGGCGATCGAAGAGGCGCTCTCCAAAGGCGTCGAGGTCAAGATGGTCACGGGAGACAATATCGCCGTTGCGAAATATATCGCAAAAATTCTTGGCATAGGAGAGAGGATCGAAGATGTCCGTGAACTCAAAGGAGAGACGATCGTCGAATACATCTACCTCTCCGAAGTGCTCTCCCGTGCCATCGCAGAAAAGTTCCATCCCGATGCGAGCAAGGACGAGATCGATCGAATCGTCCGCGATATCATGAAGAAGGTGAAACGTGAGCTCTACAATATGCCGATACCCAAGGGTACGGTCAAACGGCACGAATCGGAGATTATCGCCGCAATCGAAGAGGCCAACGGTTTTGCGCAGGTGTTTCCGGAAGACAAATACTTCATCGTCGACGAGTTGCAGAAGGCCGACCATATCGTGGGTATGACCGGAGACGGCGTCAATGATGCTCCCGCTCTCAAAAAGGCAGACTGTGGCATTGCCGTCAGCGGAGCCACCGACGCGGCCCGGGCGGCGGCGGACATCGTTCTTATGGCACCGGGACTGCGGGTGATCGTCGATGCGATCGAGCAGGCCCGGGTCACTTTCGAGCGGATGAAAAGCTATACGATATTCCGCATCGCCGAGACAATCCGTATCGTGATTTTCATGACGCTGGCTATTGTCGTCTTCCAGTTCTATCCGTTGACGACCGTCATGATCATCGTACTCGCACTCCTTAACGATATTCCGATTCTGACAATTGCCTACGACAACACGAAGATCAGAAAAAAGCCGGTGCGCTGGGACATGAGGGAGATGCTCATCCTCTCCTCCTGGTTGGGAGTCGCCGGCGTTTTGAGCTCCTTTCTTATCTTCTACATCGTTATGGTCTATCTCAAGGCGCATCCTGAAAGTGCCGATTTCCTGCCCCATGTGCCTTTATGGGTCGATATGGGAGACATCAAAAGCTACGAAGCTTTTGTCCAGTCGATCTTTTTCGCCAAAATGGTCATCGCCGGTCACGGGACCATCTACAATACCCGTATCGATGACTGGTTCTGGAAACGTCCCTGGCCGTCGCTGATACTTTTCGGTGCCACATTTTCGACACGCATCATCGGTACAATCATCGCCGTCTATGGATTCGGACTCATGACGCCCATCGGGTGGGAGTGGGCTATTTTCATGTGGGCTTACGCACTGACATGGTTCGTATTCAACGATGTGGTCAAAGTCGCGGTTTTGCGCTACTATCGCAGGAAACTGGGAATCGAGGTGATATGA
- a CDS encoding carboxymuconolactone decarboxylase family protein yields the protein MGTYTKKLEEIKELVSRLQKESPEQMEAFHKFMFAIEKPGALDTKMKELVNVGLAVAAQCEWCISLHVKGALDAGATKEEIIDAALQAVLMHGGPALMYMIPVEKAIDEFTSK from the coding sequence ATGGGAACCTACACGAAAAAACTCGAAGAGATCAAGGAACTTGTCTCAAGATTGCAAAAAGAGTCCCCCGAACAGATGGAAGCGTTTCACAAATTCATGTTCGCCATCGAAAAGCCGGGGGCGCTCGATACGAAGATGAAAGAGCTCGTCAACGTGGGCCTCGCCGTCGCCGCGCAGTGTGAATGGTGCATTTCGCTCCATGTCAAAGGGGCGCTCGATGCGGGGGCGACGAAAGAGGAGATTATCGATGCGGCGCTGCAGGCGGTGCTGATGCACGGCGGTCCGGCGCTGATGTATATGATCCCGGTCGAAAAAGCGATCGACGAATTCACCTCAAAGTGA
- a CDS encoding alpha-ketoacid dehydrogenase subunit beta, with translation MKKELTNREAVRMAIDTAMQKDERVFLAGEDVGKYGGSYAVSLGLLEKYGPERIVDTPLSESGFTGMGIGAAMNGMRPIIEIMTVNFSLLALDQIMNNAAHLLHMSGGQYNVPLVIRMVTGAGKQLAAQHSHSLEGWYAHIPGLKILTAATVQDAYDMVHLALADPDPVILFENSLLYNMKGVLDTSAQPLPIGQAKVMREGKDLSIFAYGINLFKALEAAETLAKEGIEAEVVDLRSLRPLDDETIIASVRKTHRVLIVDEGWRSGSISAEIMARINEQAFFELDAPMRRVCSEEVPIPYAKHLEDAAIPSPEKVVDAAKAVMEEA, from the coding sequence GTGAAAAAGGAACTCACCAACCGCGAAGCGGTCCGAATGGCGATCGATACGGCGATGCAGAAGGATGAACGGGTCTTTCTCGCGGGCGAAGATGTGGGAAAATACGGCGGAAGCTACGCCGTGAGTCTGGGGCTTTTGGAGAAATACGGTCCCGAACGCATTGTCGACACCCCGTTGAGCGAGTCGGGATTCACCGGTATGGGGATCGGTGCAGCGATGAACGGGATGCGTCCGATCATCGAGATCATGACCGTCAACTTTTCCCTGCTCGCACTCGATCAGATCATGAACAACGCCGCCCACCTGCTGCATATGTCGGGCGGGCAGTACAACGTGCCGCTTGTTATACGCATGGTCACCGGGGCGGGCAAACAGCTCGCGGCCCAGCACTCCCACTCGCTCGAAGGGTGGTATGCCCATATACCAGGGCTCAAAATATTGACGGCAGCGACGGTGCAGGATGCTTACGATATGGTGCACCTGGCGCTGGCCGATCCCGATCCGGTCATACTGTTTGAAAATTCGCTGCTCTACAATATGAAAGGGGTACTCGACACCTCCGCCCAGCCCCTTCCGATCGGGCAAGCGAAGGTGATGCGCGAAGGGAAGGACCTCTCGATTTTCGCCTACGGCATCAACCTTTTCAAAGCGCTCGAAGCCGCCGAAACCCTCGCCAAGGAGGGGATCGAGGCCGAAGTGGTCGATCTGCGTTCGCTGCGACCGCTTGACGACGAGACGATCATTGCGTCGGTGAGAAAGACCCACAGGGTATTGATCGTCGACGAAGGGTGGCGTTCGGGCAGCATTTCGGCCGAAATCATGGCGCGCATCAACGAACAGGCTTTTTTCGAGCTCGATGCCCCGATGCGCAGGGTCTGCAGCGAAGAGGTGCCGATCCCCTACGCGAAGCATCTTGAAGATGCGGCGATTCCCAGCCCGGAAAAGGTCGTCGATGCGGCCAAAGCCGTGATGGAGGAGGCGTAG